Proteins from a genomic interval of Pantoea deleyi:
- a CDS encoding transposase yields the protein MRKSRYSEDQITNAIKASESGVKVREICEELGISEATFYSWKKKFSGLSSEEGRKIKDLEEKLQNITRELQTLNSDKEMLQSVLKHFFTTNEKRQAVDFLQSTFDIGTRRSCRLLDISRSVYHYPSGTENR from the coding sequence ATGAGAAAGTCACGATACAGCGAAGATCAAATCACAAATGCCATTAAAGCTTCTGAATCGGGCGTGAAAGTCAGGGAAATCTGTGAAGAGTTAGGCATCTCTGAAGCCACGTTCTACAGCTGGAAGAAGAAGTTTTCTGGGTTGTCTTCGGAAGAAGGCAGAAAAATCAAGGATCTGGAAGAAAAACTGCAGAACATCACACGCGAACTGCAGACCCTCAACTCTGACAAAGAGATGCTGCAGAGCGTGCTGAAGCACTTCTTTACGACGAACGAAAAACGTCAGGCTGTGGATTTCCTGCAGAGTACTTTCGACATCGGCACCCGCCGCAGCTGCCGCTTATTAGATATCAGCCGCAGCGTCTACCACTATCCGTCAGGCACGGAGAACCGCTGA